The following are encoded together in the Drosophila biarmipes strain raj3 chromosome 3L, RU_DBia_V1.1, whole genome shotgun sequence genome:
- the LOC108034919 gene encoding uncharacterized protein LOC108034919 isoform X1, with the protein MSCISSNFSSFFLNSLNDPSEFSKYLSNGELKCTNFEEFQVFGCGAGAPTQQQQPPQQQQHQQQQQQQYSQTHLPNGNPAAVAASAADFANYEATQATSQRENSSSANSGSSVNPAHYASAAAASASVEAAAPTSNPGVGAAGSSPLTATPPSNRWPTAVATPNGHQSTTASAGGSVPQHFDGSFEFIKYLRHSTDFTPSSASSASEASSCPEKPGKQGIPAGTTPPPPAQSPVASGLLDLDTSTSQKSRSASRKVAALLSSVSRASNSLVDTSSSALDVFDHDSKQTIFDLQHMASNGSSNSNESSLEMLAFPNSHLNASNSNTSSEGAACGSAGEFGGLLTGASCSSSTASSSSHAPKLLGSFVIKENFEVHPSHKVEEGIFQHMNKLPSKKKDTLKQLGVRFTGQMTLTDKSIVVENFIKFCEEYDIKDHRPWLSLNQCGLNKPEQIKFARYLGQGLPTFTLFCIYSNFKNLFCTKRTEIYTKDGYNLPYILDKTKRFLANTTADLKNMAAANDGSLEFASGSGGSSSSNSNTSSSAANIGSNSNSSSSGSSNPVPGSGINPNALPAGYVTSSTAQQQQQQQQHQHQMAMDPRYGCGAPPALLPPPPIPALGPPPRSLEQLIIYENFDVHETHRIEDGVCTHISRLPPKKQELLKQFGIQSSSQHCLSNYEKYILIENFIKFCNEYQISDHRPFLDFHESALSKCEQLKFVRYLGQGLSNLTLNKIYVAFKELLGNGRPEKASMEGYNLDTLLKKKRKNLYNRMHAAAPSIDLTAYESSQHNPQAHLPTPRPHHAFAALNAATQRSEVCNELTHTGLQYSYAGPR; encoded by the exons ATGTCCTGCATATCGAGCAACTTTAGCTCTTTCTTCCTCAACTCGCTCAACGATCCTTCAGAGTTTTCCAAGTACTTGAGCAATGGCGAGCTCAAATGCACTAATTTCGAGGAATTTCAAGTGTTCGGCTGCGGCGCAGGCGCGCCgacgcaacagcagcagccgccgcagcagcaacaacatcagcagcagcagcagcagcagtattCCCAAACACATTTACCCAATGGCAATCCAGCAGCAGTCGCAGCCTCGGCAGCGGATTTTGCCAATTACGAGGCCACGCAGGCGACGTCGCAGCGGGAAAACTCCTCCTCCGCTAACTCAGGTAGCTCCGTTAATCCCGCACACTATGCatccgccgccgctgcctctGCCAGCGTCGAAGCAGCGGCACCGACGTCGAATCCTGGCGTAGGAGCAGCCGGATCAAGCCCCCTCACCGCCACCCCCCCGAGCAATCGCTGGCCCACAGCGGTGGCCACGCCCAATGGCCACCAGAGCACCACCGCCTCCGCGGGCGGATCAGTGCCGCAGCACTTCGATGGATCCTTTGAGTTCATCAAATATCTGCGCCACTCCACGGACTTTACACCCTCGTCAGCGAGCAGCGCCAGTGAAGCCAGCTCCTGCCCGGAAAAGCCAGGAAAACAGGGCATCCCCGCAGGCACCACCCCACCGCCGCCGGCCCAGTCGCCCGTGGCCAGTGGTCTGCTCGATCTGGACACCAGCACCTCACAGAAATCCCGCTCGGCCTCCCGCAAAGTGGCCGCCCTGTTGTCTTCCGTTTCGCGGGCTTCCAACAGTCTGGTGGACACCAGCTCCTCCGCCCTGGATGTCTTCGATCACGACTCAAAGCAGACGATCTTTGACCTCCAGCACATGGCCTCCAATGGATCTTCCAACTCGAACGAATCCTCGCTGGAGATGCTAGCATTTCCCAATTCGCACCTCAATGCCTCCAATTCGAACACCTCATCCGAAGGCGCGGCCTGCGGCAGTGCGGGCGAGTTTGGTGGCCTGTTAACCGGCGCCAGTTGCTCCTCCTCGACGGCTTCCTCATCCTCGCATGCCCCGAAGCTCCTGGGCAGCTTTGTGATCAAGGAGAACTTCGAGGTGCATCCGTCGCACAAGGTGGAGGAGGGCATCTTCCAGCACATGAACAAGCTGCCCTCGAAGAAGAAGGATACGCTGAAGCAGCTGGGAGTCCGGTTCACCGGCCAAATGACGCTGACGGACAAATCGATTGTGGTGGAGAACTTCATCAAGTTCTGCGAG GAATACGATATCAAGGACCACAGGCCATGGCTGTCGCTGAACCAGTGCGGTCTGAATAAGCCCGAGCAGATCAAGTTCGCTCGCTATTTGGGCCAGGGACTGCCGACGTTCACGCTCTTCTGCATTTATAGCAATTTTAAGAATCTGTTCTGCACCAAACGCACGGAAAT CTACACGAAGGACGGCTACAATCTGCCTTATATACTCGACAAAACCAAGCGCTTCCTGGCCAACACAACAGCTG ACCTCAAGAACATGGCGGCGGCCAACGACGGTTCCCTGGAGTTcgccagcggcagcggcggcagcagcagcagcaacagcaacacgaGCAGCAGCGCAGCGAACatcggcagcaacagcaacagcagcagcagcggcagcagcaatcCAGTGCCAGGATCAGGGATCAATCCCAATGCCCTACCGGCGGGCTATGTGACCTCCTCGACggcgcaacagcaacagcagcagcagcaacaccagcaccAGATGGCCATGGATCCGCGTTACGGATGTGGTGCTCCGCCGGCCTTGTTGCCTCCACCGCCGATTCCTGCTCTGGGACCACCGCCCAGATCGCTGGAGCAGCTGATCATCTACGAGAACTTCGACGTGCACGAAACGCACCGCATCGAGGATGGGGTTTGCACTCATATTAGCCGCCTGCCGCCCAAGAAGCAGGAGCTATTGAAACAGTTCGGTATACAGAGTAGTAGCCAGCATTGTCTGAGCAATTATGAAAAGTACATACTCATCGAAAACTTCATCAAGTTTTGCAAT GAATATCAGATATCCGATCATCGACCCTTTTTGGACTTCCACGAGAGCGCTTTATCCAAATGTGAGCAACTTAAATTTGTACGATATCTGGGCCAGGGGCTATCCAATCTGACGCTAAACAAGATCTATGTGGCCTTCAAGGAGCTGCTGGGCAATGGAAGGCCCGAGAA AGCTAGCATGGAGGGCTATAACTTAGACACCCTCTTGAAGAAGAAACGGAAGAACCTTTACAATCGCATGCATGCCGCTG CCCCCAGCATTGATCTAACTGCCTATGAATCGTCGCAGCACAATCCCCAAGCACACCTGCCCACGCCACGCCCCCATCACGCCTTCGCCGCCCTAAATGCGGCCACGCAGCGCAGCGAAGTATGCAACGAGTTGACGCACACGGGTCTGCAGTACAGTTACGCGGGACCCCGGTAA
- the LOC108034919 gene encoding ataxin-2 isoform X2, whose translation MSCISSNFSSFFLNSLNDPSEFSKYLSNGELKCTNFEEFQVFGCGAGAPTQQQQPPQQQQHQQQQQQQYSQTHLPNGNPAAVAASAADFANYEATQATSQRENSSSANSGSSVNPAHYASAAAASASVEAAAPTSNPGVGAAGSSPLTATPPSNRWPTAVATPNGHQSTTASAGGSVPQHFDGSFEFIKYLRHSTDFTPSSASSASEASSCPEKPGKQGIPAGTTPPPPAQSPVASGLLDLDTSTSQKSRSASRKVAALLSSVSRASNSLVDTSSSALDVFDHDSKQTIFDLQHMASNGSSNSNESSLEMLAFPNSHLNASNSNTSSEGAACGSAGEFGGLLTGASCSSSTASSSSHAPKLLGSFVIKENFEVHPSHKVEEGIFQHMNKLPSKKKDTLKQLGVRFTGQMTLTDKSIVVENFIKFCEEYDIKDHRPWLSLNQCGLNKPEQIKFARYLGQGLPTFTLFCIYSNFKNLFCTKRTEIYTKDGYNLPYILDKTKRFLANTTAGDNTNNNNITNNTSNKTNNNTSTTTTSTPVKQTPQQQQQSDPELLLAPHSPATPKLATAAAAAATTAAATATPAAATSVVGVGATPTQAALPRTRPATPTMPAGAAAGTPTTPQQQHQQQQHLQHQQQQQQQQHQQHLLQHSHPTHPHPHAQHSHPHTLAHAHPHHMQPGTPTRSSHPQLPHPHHYPPSPHPHAHHQAGHHGHPHGHPHHFAYGHGHPHPQQHHPHYYPHPHSHVQHMAAMGYPGPQQAAGGAAGGAAGAGATGGAGSAGGGGLPPTAM comes from the exons ATGTCCTGCATATCGAGCAACTTTAGCTCTTTCTTCCTCAACTCGCTCAACGATCCTTCAGAGTTTTCCAAGTACTTGAGCAATGGCGAGCTCAAATGCACTAATTTCGAGGAATTTCAAGTGTTCGGCTGCGGCGCAGGCGCGCCgacgcaacagcagcagccgccgcagcagcaacaacatcagcagcagcagcagcagcagtattCCCAAACACATTTACCCAATGGCAATCCAGCAGCAGTCGCAGCCTCGGCAGCGGATTTTGCCAATTACGAGGCCACGCAGGCGACGTCGCAGCGGGAAAACTCCTCCTCCGCTAACTCAGGTAGCTCCGTTAATCCCGCACACTATGCatccgccgccgctgcctctGCCAGCGTCGAAGCAGCGGCACCGACGTCGAATCCTGGCGTAGGAGCAGCCGGATCAAGCCCCCTCACCGCCACCCCCCCGAGCAATCGCTGGCCCACAGCGGTGGCCACGCCCAATGGCCACCAGAGCACCACCGCCTCCGCGGGCGGATCAGTGCCGCAGCACTTCGATGGATCCTTTGAGTTCATCAAATATCTGCGCCACTCCACGGACTTTACACCCTCGTCAGCGAGCAGCGCCAGTGAAGCCAGCTCCTGCCCGGAAAAGCCAGGAAAACAGGGCATCCCCGCAGGCACCACCCCACCGCCGCCGGCCCAGTCGCCCGTGGCCAGTGGTCTGCTCGATCTGGACACCAGCACCTCACAGAAATCCCGCTCGGCCTCCCGCAAAGTGGCCGCCCTGTTGTCTTCCGTTTCGCGGGCTTCCAACAGTCTGGTGGACACCAGCTCCTCCGCCCTGGATGTCTTCGATCACGACTCAAAGCAGACGATCTTTGACCTCCAGCACATGGCCTCCAATGGATCTTCCAACTCGAACGAATCCTCGCTGGAGATGCTAGCATTTCCCAATTCGCACCTCAATGCCTCCAATTCGAACACCTCATCCGAAGGCGCGGCCTGCGGCAGTGCGGGCGAGTTTGGTGGCCTGTTAACCGGCGCCAGTTGCTCCTCCTCGACGGCTTCCTCATCCTCGCATGCCCCGAAGCTCCTGGGCAGCTTTGTGATCAAGGAGAACTTCGAGGTGCATCCGTCGCACAAGGTGGAGGAGGGCATCTTCCAGCACATGAACAAGCTGCCCTCGAAGAAGAAGGATACGCTGAAGCAGCTGGGAGTCCGGTTCACCGGCCAAATGACGCTGACGGACAAATCGATTGTGGTGGAGAACTTCATCAAGTTCTGCGAG GAATACGATATCAAGGACCACAGGCCATGGCTGTCGCTGAACCAGTGCGGTCTGAATAAGCCCGAGCAGATCAAGTTCGCTCGCTATTTGGGCCAGGGACTGCCGACGTTCACGCTCTTCTGCATTTATAGCAATTTTAAGAATCTGTTCTGCACCAAACGCACGGAAAT CTACACGAAGGACGGCTACAATCTGCCTTATATACTCGACAAAACCAAGCGCTTCCTGGCCAACACAACAGCTG GCGACAataccaacaacaacaacatcaccAACAACACCAGTAACAagaccaacaacaacaccagtacaacaacaacatccaCACCGGTCAAACAAAcgccacaacagcaacagcaatccGATCCGGAACTGCTGCTGGCACCCCACTCACCTGCAACACCGAAActcgcaacagcagcagcggcagcagcaacaacggcagcggcaacagcaacacctgCAGCGGCAACATCGGTTGTGGGAGTgggggccacgcccacacagGCAGCATTACCACGCACAAggcctgccacgcccacaatgccggcaggagcagcagctggaaCGCCCACAAccccacagcagcaacaccagcagcagcagcacctgcaacatcaacaacagcagcagcagcagcaacaccaacagcacTTGCTGCAACATTCGCATCCTACGCACCCACATCCGCATGCCCAGCACTCGCATCCGCACACGCTGGCCCACGCACATCCGCACCACATGCAGCCCGGCACGCCAACGCGCAGTTCGCATCCCCAGCTGCCCCATCCGCACCACTATCCACCATCGCCACATCCCCATGCGCACCATCAGGCAGGCCATCACGGTCATCCGCACGGCCATCCACATCACTTTGCCTACGGCCATGGTCATCCGCATCCGCAGCAGCATCATCCGCACTACTATCCGCATCCGCACTCGCATGTGCAGCATATGGCGGCCATGGGATACCCGGGGCCACAGCAGGCAgcaggtggagcagcaggaggtgcagcaggagctggagcaaCAGGAGGCGCAGGTTCCGCAGGAGGAGGCGGATTGCCGCCCACGGCCATGTGA
- the LOC108034921 gene encoding queuine tRNA-ribosyltransferase accessory subunit 2 translates to MKFAVESISKNSGRLGQLRIKDGGPDFRTPLLLQTTKGGSIPWLSADVFESHVSQKPQVLQFTLSTMDQMTEALTQWHSSGDRGLSDYVGFPGHLNILLLRDPCEATPTGGNDRDVQPLFTRRGKESVTPERYMEIVASFKPDIYQGLSDADTNAESAKKRVQKSVDRTEKFMHYIYEQRGKVESTLLAPIVGGYSTFARTQSIKHAREQPAGSYGGYILEGFHTNGLSATTLESSQLVNIVEYCVKQLEEDKPRIMPGAYTPLTVLELIRQGIDVFDTSYAYCASLNFKALTFGFVQDAVEHVPFLDVTDETIKEEFRPLLSNCSCLTCQKHTRAYLHHLYKTNELLGPILLMIHNLHHYMAFFEAIRQSVAKDSLPKLTELVRNQNGQSQVDYSIAANTKVISKATMGKGFAAPAV, encoded by the exons ATGAAATTCgcagtcgagagcatcagcAAAAATTCAGGCCGACTGGGCCAACTGCGCATCAAGGATGGAGGACCCGATTTCAGGACTCCGCTTCTTTTGCAGACGACTAAAGGCGGCAGCATCCCGTGGCTCAGTGCAGATGTGTTCGAGAGTCATGTCAGCCAGAAGCCACAGGTGCTCCAGTTCACGCTGTCCACCATGGACCAAATGACCGAGGCACTCACGCAATGGCACAGCAGTGGCGATCGCGGACTGAGCGACTACGTGGGATTCCCCGGACACCTGAACATCCTTCTGCTGCGAGATCCCTGTGAAGCAACGCCTACGGGTGGCAACGATCGCGATGTACAGCCTCTCTTCACAAGGAGGGGCAAGGAATCGGTCACCCCAGAGCGGTACATGGAAATAGTGGCCAGCTTTAAGCCAGACATCTACCAGGGACTTAGCGATGCGGACACAAATGCGGAGAGTGCGAAGAAAAGGGTTCAGAAATCAGTCGATAGGACGGAGAAGTTTATGCACTACATCTACGAGCAGCGCGGCAAGGTGGAGTCCACTCTGTTAGCTCCTATTGTGGGCGGTTACAGCACCTTTGCCAGGACGCAGTCCATCAAGCATGCACGGGAACAGCCTGCGGGCAGCTATGGTGGTTACATTTTGGAGGGATTTCACACAAATGGTTTATCGGCCACTACTTTGGAGTCTTCCCAACTTGTGAACATTGTAGAGTACTGCGTTAAGCAGCTGGAAGAGGACAAGCCCAGGATAATGCCGGGCGCTTACACGCCCCTAACAGTTCTAGAGCTCATCCGCCAGGGAATCGATGTGTTTGACACCTCCTACGCCTATTGCGCTTCCTTAAACTTCAAGGCTTTGACATTCGGCTTTGTGCAGGATGCAGTGGAGCACGTGCCTTTCCTGGACGTAACGGATGAAACTATCAAGGAGGAGTTTAGGCCACTGCTGAGCAACTGTAGTTGCCTGACTTGCCAGAAACACACGCGTGCCTATCTGCATCACCTGTACAAGACTAACGAGCTCCTGGGTCCCATATTACTAATGAT TCACAACCTGCATCACTACATGGCCTTTTTCGAGGCAATTCGTCAGAGTGTGGCCAAAGACTCGCTGCCGAAGTTGACGGAGCTTGTGAGGAATCAGAATGGCCAATCCCAGGTGGATTATTCCATTGCTGCTAACACCAAAGTTATCAGCAAGGCCACCATGGGCAAGGGATTTGCTGCACCAGCTGTGTGA
- the LOC108034922 gene encoding GDP-D-glucose phosphorylase 1, with protein sequence MFSRRFGAFLRNKHHVFRKIHAHFRSFLAAGFSNRFSLRVTTLLPLVILRSAECRQKDGQEVRRPGRKRTMSKVKYETSLEGRAQLYLNAMKVRWEQLHKVPGLFSYQLQKSPQSRKIPGYWGFYTELNAERSLKRRRPQTIENLNPTFKPLMFNFNKVDAREVIMTIDDAYGSPEVQMIINKSPITKYHTLICPEVKKNHVQRITREVLEFCITFMRSIDDKDMRMGYNSPGALASVNHLHFHLLQMPQDLYIDQVPLDELAGDYVYRLSRRAPTEGICIVFKDKDNDEQVAEKVDQLYKLAMWMCQNNMPHNLFITQDRRPGQNGNVQVFVFARSEYCVNKDLADFNVGFCELAGYIPLPDPDKMENLTELQVLFRIRTVTGDAPKALYEEITHIVEGREQSLWDQPLTI encoded by the exons ATGTTTTCAAGACGTTTTGGAGCCTTCCTACGAAACAAGCACCATGTTTTTAGGAAAATACATGCCCACTTCCGGAGTTTCCTTGCCGCCGGCTTCAGCAACAGGTTTTCCCTGAGGGTGACAACTCTGCTACCCCTGGTAATCCTCCGATCCGCCGAGTGCAGGCAAAAAGATGGTCAGGAGGTGAGGCGACCGGGCCGGAAGCGAACCATGAGCAAGGTCAAGTACGAGACGAGTCTGGAGGGCAGGGCGCAGCTCTACCTCAACGCCATGAAGGTACGGTGGGAGCAGCTGCACAAGGTGCCCGGGCTGTTTTCATATCAATTGCAGAAGTCCCCTCAGAGCCGTAAAATACCAGGCTACTGGGGCTTCTACACGGAG CTCAATGCAGAACGTTCCCTCAAGCGCCGCCGTCCGCAAACCATCGAAAACCTCAATCCAACCTTTAAGCCCCTAATGTTCAACTTCAACAAAGTGGATGCTCGGGAAGTAATCATGACTATTGATGATGCCTACGGCAGTCCCGAAGTCCAGATGATCATCAACAAGAGTCCCATCACCAAATATCATACTCTGATCTGTCCGGAGGTGAAGAAAAACCATGTCCAACGAATAACTCGCGAGGTACTAGAGTTCTGCATCACCTTTATGCGGAGTATAGACGACAAGGACATGCGCATGGGCTATAACAGTCCTGGTGCTCTGGCTTCCGTCAATCACCTCCACTTTCATCTGCTCCAAATGCCCCAGGATCTGTATATAGACCAAGTCCCTCTGGATGAGCTTGCTGGTGATTATGTCTATCGTTTGAGCCGTAGGGCTCCAACGGAAGGCATATGTATAGTATTCAAAGACAAAGATAACGATGAGCAGGTGGCGGAGAAGGTGGACCAGCTCTACAAGCTGGCCATGTGGATGTGCCAGAACAACATGCCGCACAATCTGTTCATCACTCAGGATCGGCGACCTGGCCAAAATGGCAACGTTCAGGTATTCGTGTTCGCCCGCTCAGAGTACTGCGTTAATAAGGATTTAGCGGACTTTAATGTGGGCTTCTGCGAGTTGGCTGGTTACATTCCCCTGCCAG ATCCCGATAAAATGGAGAATCTGACAGAACTGCAGGTACTCTTCAGGATACGCACTGTCACAGGTGATGCTCCAAAGGCTTTGTACGAGGAAATAACGCATATTGTCGAGGGACGAGAGCAATCACTTTGGGACCAGCCGTTGACGATATAG
- the LOC108035287 gene encoding SAC3 domain-containing protein 1, with translation MAQVRGSCESFCPAGEAKMRIREKLLHYFELKNGQKNTPGVLVKEFTRSAADVKMPLAKEMRTEAALTKTVEYLLKDIILDTRKPYHQVYDFIFDRLRAVRREIVIQMYDARQKIRLLEPIVMFLAYSRYRLCEESIEKFDPKICNQHLQECLTGVLCCYEELDGQESSAEPTIRELERRCFIECLYQVFNLGSPESFHRALSLPDFVRQDATFKLCFGVCLAFQQGNLYRVLMALPQLPHVLCALAATKLQAIRRSLLQIFTHAYNKQLTVPVPYLLRMLLIDGPAGLQDQCRHYGISLSADRKAVHFNKTDFNHSAELLKPQHERFVESKLKRIYLPEVLLLKKLN, from the exons atggCCCAAGTTCGAGGTTCCTGCGAAAGCTTCTGTCCCGCTGGGGAGGCCAAAAT GCGCATTCGCGAGAAGCTGCTGCACTACTTCGAGCTGAAGAATGGCCAGAAGAATACTCCTGGAGTCCtggtcaaggagttcacgCGCTCCGCCGCTGATGTGAAGATGCCGCTGGCCAAGGAAATGCGCACGGAGGCGGCTCTAACCAAAACAGTGGAGTACCTCCTTAAAGA CATAATCCTGGACACTCGAAAGCCCTACCACCAGGTCTACGACTTCATCTTCGATCGCTTGAGGGCTGTACGCCGTGAGATTGTGATACAGATGTACGATGCCCGCCAGAAGATCCGGCTGCTGGAGCCCATCGTAATGTTCCTGGCCTACAGTCGCTATCGGCTGTGCGAGGAGTCCATCGAGAAGTTCGATCCCAAGATATGCAACCAGCACTTGCAGGAGTGCCTCACGGGGGTGCTCTGTTGTTACGAGGAACTGGACGGGCAGGAATCCTCTGCAGAGCCCACTATCCGTGAGCTGGAGCGACGCTGCTTCATAGAGTGCCTGTATCAGGTGTTCAATCTGGGATCGCCCGAGTCCTTTCATCGTGCCCTCAGCCTACCGGACTTTGTGCGTCAGGATGCGACCTTTAAGCTGTGTTTCGGGGTCTGTTTGGCCTTTCAACAGGGCAACTTGTACAGAGTGCTTATGGCTTTGCCGCAACTGCCCCACGTTCTGTGTGCCCTAGCTGCCACCAAGTTGCAGGCCATAAGAAG GAGTTTGCTTCAGATTTTCACGCATGCCTACAACAAGCAGCTCACGGTGCCGGTTCCTTACTTGTTGCGTATGCTTTTAATCGACGGGCCGGCAGGACTCCAGGATCAGTGCCGGCACTACGGCATATCCTTGAGTGCCGACAGGAAGGCGGTGCACTTTAATAAGACTGATTTCAACCACAGTGCCGAGCTGTTGAAACCCCAGCACGAGCGCTTTGTGGAGTCAAAGCTGAAGCGTATTTATCTTCCCGAAGTCCTGTTGCTAAAGAAATTAAACTAG
- the LOC108035286 gene encoding transcription factor Sp2: protein MTSHHHHVGVGVGGNFQPQLHQLRAPIVKNLSLAAAAVPLPLQPANPSAYFIPSVAGTIVEQDPYTGLAGDPMGEENESFLIEEIIDDYDDDANIVVDSAEFFEYDEYYPVDRLDRLTSVTVATADALPPPIIMQQPSDDEEFIEEDGDGQHMTSSCDGDGEEEAEQEDEASTPAMTNAFEIASEMLTTIEATNIKEEQLESDFYMKAADDSNSSNGQLQDFKLFGSSRVEGPIGNSAAKRWKQTKVPIRITQDEFNVTLWSSLNSEDEEEEEELEEPPGSAAATSASAAQNEGSTSMPKLIIDERIHDVLSDGIGNEYVILPDPFSASAVTDVEEVVNAFMGDVKGEEDSQPLSEQFIYADNQLEEAYGNIELIENMPNNVELMQPLGPGPTPVPVALTKANGCVTTPQASLPKLVLQNSSTNVRLKSAGNQSKVTKRQLTAAAQVGTPTPPPPLVASSNTGRPRPTIVSKSAAAVPNQTASGNQTGAAGAAGEEDEEPKFRCTHRGCNKEFRNHSAMRKHMHTHGPRGHVCNVCGKSFVESSKLKRHQLVHTGEKPFECTFEGCGKRFSLDFNLRTHVRIHTGDRPYHCPIDGCSKCFAQSTNLKSHMLTHTKPKRKWPRAPQVTVNNNNNSNNNNNSSSGSSNKTPLVARYGRLEFGEDPRLVYVEQNEEMASVLLDGTSPTS, encoded by the coding sequence ATGACAAGTCATCATCATCACGTCGGCGTTGGCGTTGGTGGCAACTTCCAGCCGCAGCTGCACCAGCTCCGGGCGCCCATTGTAAAGAATCTGTCTCTGGCCGCGGCGGCggtgccgctgcccctgcaaCCGGCCAACCCGTCGGCGTACTTCATCCCATCGGTGGCGGGCACAATTGTCGAGCAAGATCCGTACACTGGTTTGGCGGGCGACCCGATGGGCGAGGAGAACGAGAGCTTCCTGATCGAGGAGATCATCGACGACTATGATGATGATGCTAATATCGTTGTGGACAGCGCCGAGTTCTTTGAGTACGATGAATATTATCCGGTGGATCGGCTGGACAGGCTCACATCGGTCACAGTGGCGACAGCGGATGCCCTGCCGCCGCCCATTATCATGCAGCAGCCCagcgacgacgaggagttCATCGAGGAGGATGGTGATGGACAACACATGACCTCCTCGTGCGACGGTGATGGCGAAGAGGAGGCCGAGCAAGAGGATGAGGCTTCCACGCCGGCCATGACAAATGCCTTCGAGATCGCCTCCGAGATGCTGACCACCATTGAGGCCACCAACATcaaggaggagcagctggagaGCGACTTCTACATGAAGGCAGCCGATGATTCAAACAGCTCTAATGGTCAGCTGCAGGACTTTAAGCTATTTGGAAGCAGTCGTGTGGAGGGGCCCATTGGGAACTCGGCCGCGAAGCGCTGGAAGCAAACAAAGGTACCCATACGCATTACCCAGGACGAGTTCAATGTCACTCTGTGGTCATCGCTGAACTCGGAGGAtgaggaagaggaggaggagttgGAGGAACCACCGGGCTCTGCAGCCGCCAcatccgcctccgccgcccagAACGAGGGCTCCACCAGCATGCCAAAGCTTATTATTGACGAGCGCATCCACGATGTGCTGAGCGATGGCATTGGCAACGAGTACGTCATCCTGCCCGACCCATTCAGTGCCTCTGCGGTCACGGACGTGGAGGAGGTGGTGAACGCATTTATGGGCGATGTCAAAGGCGAAGAGGACAGCCAGCCGCTAAGCGAGCAGTTCATCTACGCGGACAACCAGCTGGAAGAGGCCTACGGCAACATCGAGCTAATTGAGAACATGCCGAACAATGTGGAGTTGATGCAGCCACTGGGACCTGGTCCTACTCCTGTGCCGGTTGCGCTAACGAAGGCCAATGGATGTGTCACGACTCCGCAGGCGTCTCTCCCCAAATTGGTGCTACAGAACAGCAGCACCAATGTGCGACTGAAAAGTGCGGGCAATCAGTCGAAGGTGACCAAGAGGCAACTAACGGCGGCGGCTCAGGTGGGGACACCGACGCCTCCACCGCCCCTGGTGGCTTCCAGTAATACAGGCCGACCACGGCCCACAATAGTCAGcaaatcagcagcagcagtaccGAATCAGACGGCGTCCGGCAATCAGACGGGAGCAGCAGGCGCTGCCGGCGAAGAGGATGAGGAGCCCAAGTTTCGCTGCACCCATCGCGGATGCAACAAGGAGTTTCGCAACCACTCGGCCATGCGCAAGCACATGCACACGCACGGACCACGCGGGCATGTGTGCAACGTTTGCGGCAAGAGCTTCGTGGAGAGCTCGAAGCTGAAGCGCCACCAGCTGGTGCACACCGGCGAGAAGCCCTTCGAGTGCACCTTCGAGGGCTGCGGCAAGCGCTTCTCGCTGGACTTCAATCTGCGCACCCACGTCCGGATACACACTGGCGATCGACCCTACCACTGTCCCATCGACGGCTGCTCCAAATGCTTCGCCCAGTCAACGAACCTCAAGTCGCACATGCTGACGCATACGAAGCCCAAGCGAAAGTGGCCCAGGGCGCCGCAGGTGACtgtgaacaacaacaacaacagcaacaataacaacaacagcagcagcggcagcagcaataAGACGCCGCTGGTGGCCAGGTACGGGCGGCTAGAGTTTGGCGAGGATCCGCGCCTGGTGTACGTGGAACAGAACGAGGAGATGGCATCGGTGCTGCTGGATGGCACGTCCCCCACATCCTAA
- the LOC108035288 gene encoding uncharacterized protein LOC108035288, with translation MLDNLVEFASYWWFRYLMVTELYMVEKWERITIHVIFMVLFCVFWYFNYSVLLSLAGLIGPSGSMADILPAVQGQGIKVT, from the exons ATGCTCGACAACCTCGTGGAGTTCGCCAGCTACTGGTGGTTCCGATACCTCATG GTCACCGAGCTGTACATGGTGGAGAAGTGGGAGCGCATAACGATAC ACGTTATTTTCATGGTGCTCTTCTGCGTGTTCTGGTACTTCAACTACTCCGTACTGCTCTCCCTGGCCGGGCTAATAGGCCCCAGTGGCTCGATGGCCGATATTCTGCCCGCGGTTCAGGGGCAGGGCATCAAGGTCACGTAG